One window of the Carnobacterium maltaromaticum DSM 20342 genome contains the following:
- the rimM gene encoding ribosome maturation factor RimM (Essential for efficient processing of 16S rRNA) codes for MAELFNVGKIVNTQGLKGEVRVISRTDFPDERYKKGNTLLLEQEGKPLIELVVASHRKHKNFDILSFKDHPSINDVEKYRDGMLQITSDQMHDLPENEFYLHEIIGLKVIDEEGEEIGKIKEVLSPGANDVWVIQRVQQKDLLIPYIEEVVKKVDIAEGVVTIHIMEGLLD; via the coding sequence GTGGCTGAATTATTTAATGTAGGTAAAATTGTAAATACACAAGGATTAAAAGGAGAAGTGCGTGTCATTTCTCGAACTGATTTTCCAGATGAACGTTATAAAAAAGGGAATACGTTACTTTTAGAACAAGAGGGAAAACCTTTAATAGAATTAGTTGTAGCGAGTCATCGTAAGCACAAAAATTTTGATATTCTAAGTTTCAAAGATCATCCGTCAATCAATGATGTTGAAAAATACCGTGATGGAATGTTGCAAATTACTTCAGATCAAATGCATGATTTGCCTGAGAATGAATTTTACTTGCATGAAATCATTGGTTTAAAGGTGATTGATGAAGAAGGCGAAGAGATTGGTAAAATCAAAGAAGTCTTATCACCAGGAGCAAATGATGTCTGGGTGATTCAGCGTGTTCAACAAAAAGATTTATTGATTCCGTACATTGAAGAAGTAGTGAAAAAAGTCGATATCGCTGAAGGGGTAGTCACAATTCATATTATGGAAGGATTGTTAGACTAA
- a CDS encoding KH domain-containing protein, producing the protein MADVKELILTIVRPLVTHPDELGIVIEETNEYLDYQLSVHPDDIGRVIGKQGRVAKAIRTIVYSVRVKGPKRVRLSIVDG; encoded by the coding sequence ATGGCTGACGTTAAAGAATTAATTCTTACCATTGTTCGTCCTCTTGTTACTCATCCTGATGAATTGGGAATTGTAATTGAGGAAACTAACGAGTATCTTGACTATCAATTGTCGGTTCATCCTGATGATATTGGACGGGTAATTGGGAAACAAGGTCGCGTAGCAAAAGCAATTCGTACGATTGTGTACAGCGTGAGGGTCAAAGGACCAAAGCGTGTACGTTTATCAATTGTCGATGGTTAA
- the rpsP gene encoding 30S ribosomal protein S16, translated as MAVKIRLKRMGSKKNPFYRMVVADSRSPRDGRYIEVVGTYNPVVQPAAVKVEEEKVLGWLANGAQPSDTVRNILSKEGIMKKFHDSKNVK; from the coding sequence ATGGCAGTAAAAATCCGTTTAAAACGTATGGGCTCTAAAAAGAATCCATTTTACCGTATGGTAGTTGCAGATTCACGTTCTCCTCGTGATGGACGTTATATCGAAGTAGTTGGAACTTACAATCCAGTTGTACAACCAGCTGCAGTAAAAGTGGAAGAAGAAAAAGTACTTGGCTGGTTAGCTAATGGTGCACAACCTTCTGATACAGTTCGTAATATCCTTTCAAAAGAAGGCATTATGAAAAAATTCCATGATTCAAAAAACGTTAAATAA
- the ffh gene encoding signal recognition particle protein, translating into MAFEGLSERLQAAMNKMRRKGKISEADVKEMMREVRLALLEADVNFKVVKEFVKTVSDRAIGSEVLESLSPAQQIVKIVDEELTALMGGEQSTIQSAPKSPTVIMMVGLQGAGKTTTAGKLANFLRKKQNRRPLLVAADIYRPAAIQQLETLGEQLDIPVFSMGDQVSPVEIAKMGIEKAKEEHLDFVIIDTAGRLHIDETLMTELTDIKAVTNPTEIFLVVDAMTGQDAVNVAESFNEQLDITGVILTKLDGDTRGGAALSIRSVTGKPIKFTGQGEKLEDLEPFYPDRMASRILGMGDMLTLIEKAQQDFDEKKAEEMTQKMQDNSFDFNDFIEQMDQLNNMGPIEDILKMIPGMNNVPGLDKMQIDPKDTARMKAIVLSMTPQERENPDLLSQSRRRRIARGSGRPIAEVNRMIKQFNESKKMMSQMSKGNFNGMDGMFGSGVGGKLGKMAMNSMVRKNKKKLRKKNKKKK; encoded by the coding sequence ATGGCATTTGAAGGATTATCAGAACGTCTCCAAGCAGCAATGAATAAGATGCGCCGTAAAGGTAAAATCTCTGAAGCTGATGTTAAAGAAATGATGCGCGAGGTTCGCCTTGCATTACTAGAAGCCGATGTAAACTTTAAAGTTGTTAAAGAATTTGTTAAAACAGTAAGTGATCGAGCAATCGGTTCAGAAGTTTTAGAAAGTTTATCGCCAGCACAACAAATTGTCAAAATTGTCGATGAAGAATTGACAGCCTTAATGGGTGGGGAACAATCCACCATTCAATCTGCACCGAAATCACCAACTGTTATTATGATGGTAGGTTTACAAGGGGCAGGTAAAACGACAACTGCAGGTAAGTTAGCGAACTTCTTACGTAAGAAGCAAAACCGCCGTCCCTTGCTTGTAGCAGCCGATATTTACCGTCCAGCAGCGATTCAACAATTGGAAACCTTAGGGGAGCAATTAGATATTCCTGTTTTTTCAATGGGAGATCAAGTTAGTCCAGTTGAAATTGCAAAAATGGGAATTGAAAAAGCGAAAGAAGAGCATTTAGATTTTGTGATCATCGATACGGCAGGTCGTTTGCATATTGATGAAACCCTAATGACCGAGTTAACAGATATTAAAGCTGTGACCAACCCAACAGAAATCTTCTTAGTTGTCGATGCAATGACTGGACAAGATGCAGTTAACGTTGCTGAATCCTTTAATGAACAACTAGATATTACTGGGGTCATTTTAACGAAATTAGATGGAGATACCCGTGGTGGAGCTGCACTTTCAATTCGTTCTGTAACTGGTAAACCAATCAAATTTACAGGTCAAGGTGAAAAATTAGAAGACTTAGAACCTTTCTATCCAGATCGTATGGCTAGCCGTATTTTAGGTATGGGAGACATGCTAACGCTGATTGAAAAAGCACAACAAGATTTTGATGAGAAAAAAGCTGAAGAAATGACCCAAAAAATGCAAGATAATAGCTTTGATTTCAATGATTTTATTGAGCAAATGGATCAGCTAAATAACATGGGACCAATTGAAGATATTTTAAAAATGATTCCAGGCATGAACAATGTACCTGGTCTTGACAAAATGCAAATTGACCCTAAAGATACGGCTCGTATGAAGGCGATTGTGTTATCAATGACACCTCAAGAACGTGAAAATCCAGATTTATTGTCACAAAGTCGCCGTCGTCGAATTGCTCGTGGTTCAGGTCGTCCAATTGCTGAAGTCAACCGCATGATCAAGCAATTTAATGAGTCTAAAAAAATGATGAGTCAGATGTCAAAAGGAAACTTTAACGGCATGGACGGTATGTTTGGTAGTGGCGTAGGTGGAAAATTAGGTAAAATGGCGATGAATTCTATGGTTCGCAAAAATAAAAAGAAATTAAGAAAGAAAAATAAAAAGAAAAAATAG
- a CDS encoding putative DNA-binding protein — MELEKTNQMNALFEFYESLLTEKQQNYMQLYYADDFSLGEIAEEFGVSRQAVYDNIKRTEHILKEYERKLHNVANFVESEAVIEELTNYVKKNYPLDQTLIKLIEALQTEKDNE; from the coding sequence ATGGAATTAGAAAAAACAAATCAAATGAATGCTTTGTTTGAATTTTATGAATCCTTACTGACCGAAAAGCAACAAAATTATATGCAACTGTATTACGCAGATGATTTTTCACTAGGCGAGATTGCGGAAGAGTTTGGTGTCAGTCGACAAGCTGTTTATGACAACATTAAACGGACTGAGCATATCCTTAAAGAATATGAGCGTAAACTGCATAATGTTGCAAACTTTGTCGAAAGTGAAGCAGTTATTGAAGAATTGACGAACTATGTCAAGAAAAACTATCCATTGGATCAAACCTTAATTAAGTTGATTGAAGCCTTACAAACAGAAAAAGATAATGAATAA